GTCTGTTCGTGTTGGATGTGTGGCGGTGACAAGCTGTTTGGATAGTGTTGATTATTTATCTTAGTGATTTTCCAAGCTCGTGGTTTTATATGAAGAGTTTCCTATTCTCCATTTGACCTTACAGAATGACAGGAGCCTCTTCTAGTACATGATAGCTAGTTAACCACTTGGCACCTGCCACCTATGAAGTGAAAAAAAACTGTGGATGTTTCTAATTCCTGGAGATTACTAGTGAAGAACAGGAAATCTCCTATGTTTCTGCCTATTTAATCTTTCATCTAGATCCTAATGTTTTTACTAAGTGTTTACCAAGTTGCACTATTGGTTTTAGGTTGACATGTTGAAGTTTTTGAGGGAGTCTGAGTACTGGCAAAGATCAGAAGGCCGAGATCATGTCATCCCTATCCATCACCCAAATGCTTTTAGGTTTCTTCGGGAGCAGGTAAACGCATCAATTCTCATTGTGGCGGATTTTGGTCGTTATTCGAAGAGCATGTCAAGTTTAAAGAAAGATGTTGTGGCCCCATATGTCCATGTTGTGGATTCATATACCGATGATGAAACACCCAGCCCCTTCAAATCTCGCACCACCCTGTTGTATTTCCGTGGCAGGActgtaaggaaagatgtaagtTCAACTTCAGGCCAGTATTTCATCATTCATTTAAATATTTGTTTTGCTGTTAAGGGCTTACGGGTAGCTTTTTCCATGTTTAGGAAGGTGTTGTTCGTGCTAAATTGCAAAAGCTTCTGGAAGGTTATGATGACGTTCACTTTGAAAGGAGCTTTGCCTCACAGGAAAGCATAAAACTGGTATGTCATTTCAGTAACCGTCCTTCTGATTTCGTTGTAGTGCCACGATGGTTGTGATGTATGTTGATTTGACAAAGTGCTCTCTAAAAAGTAAAAAGTAATATTATGTGAATCTTGGaacccttattatttttttaaaaaataatactcAACTAAACCGAAGTGCTCCACAGGGTTGTTTCTTTCATCACTGATCCTCATTGTCCATTAGCCACCAGGGGTAAAATAACAGTATGAACccagtagtagtagtagttccATACAAATGGAGTCTTGGAAAGTGTATGTGTAGTCTGTGTACTTTATTCTCTGACCAATCTAAACCCGAGGGAGCGTTTGGTATGGGGTATTCAGGAAAGGGAAACAGAATGAGAAGGGTTGgttccctttgttgttgtttgtaatGTCATTTtaatcattccctttaccccttCTTACCCCCCACACCCCCATGGTTTTTGCATTCCCTTTCCTACACCACCAGCACACCCAACAACAACAGTTTCCAACCAAAACGCCCCACCACACCACGACGCTATCATCATCAGAGCCTCCCACAACCACCTTCCCGCCCTACCACCACCCTCACACTACCTTGCCTCCCTACCACGTCCACCACCAGCAAGTCCCCTCTGCAACCACCATAACACCACCCCTCTCACGAAACCCCTACCCCACCGTGGATTTTTATTGGTGTAGTGTCTAGGAGAGAAATACTGAGTTTATCATAAAACGACCAAACAACATTTTAGGGTTTTCCTTTCTATTCCCTCTGAATCCCTTTCTTGGTTTGATTCCCTTTACCCCGTTTGTACCAAACTCCCCCTGAAGGTAGATTTAATAGTGCAGGAGAAGCCCACTTTCATAACTAAAAGCAAACTCGGAAATAGCCGTTGAAGATGGTTAGACATGGAAGTCTAGATAGCACTGTTAACAGAAAGAGGGACATCCATATCTAGGATAGATGCAGTTcctatttttctctctctttttttgtttCCTCCTATTTTTCTCATTTTACAACGAATATCATTCTTGTAGCTAGGGcctaggggtgtcaaatcgggtcatcggtTGGTTACGGGTCGGGTATAATTTGTTCGGGTATAATCGGATAATGTAGTTGTACGGGCCATTATGTTTATGCGGATTGAATgtgtgaattttattttttggttcACTTCGGTTTTTGTTAGAAATCGGTtaggtcgggtcagtttttgacagcccTACTTGTAGCTAACACATCTCGTTTCTGACAGTCCACACAGGGAATGCGAAAATCAAAGTTCTGTCTACACCCGGCAGGAGATACCCCATCCTCATGCCGGTTATTCGATGCTATAGTCAGCCATTGCGTACCCGTCATCGTTAGCGACCAAATTGAGCTCCCCTTTGAAGACGAACTCGATTACTCCgaattctctctcttcttctcaACTGACGAGGCACTAGAACCCGGTTATATGATCGAAAAGCTTCGACAATTCCCAGAAGAAAGGTGGCTTAACATGTGGAACAAGCTGAAGAGTATTTCTCACCATTACGAGTTTCAATACCCACCAAAGAATGGTGATGCAGTCAATATGTTGTGGAGACAGATTAGGCATAAGCTCCCTTCGGCTAAACTTACTGCTCATAGAACTCGAAGGTTAAAAATTCCTGATTGGTGGGGAAGGAAAAGGTAGTGCCAGTAAAAACCAGGGTTTGTACTTGGTACTTTGTACCTAACTgtacttatttttgtgtgtacAGTATCACATTTTACAGTCTGAAAATTCCCTAAGAAGGGGAAAATCATAGGTTATTCACTTATTCTTATTACAGTTACATGTTTTTGATCCATCTGTTTGTAATCTCTGTATTATCTTTGTAGCATTATTTTTGTGCTGCATTATGATGGCACAATCCCTATATTAAAAACACCTGAGGTATATTACAGGCTGTGATGTCTGACTTTTTGAGTTTTGGTGCATTATTGTTGCGATTTTGCGACGGACAATACCATATTTCTAGGATCCCCTTTCCCCCGTTTTTGTTTGATGTACTTGTTGTTAATTATGTAAATGCAGAGGCATGTTTGTTCTTGTCTAATCTAACAAATGATTAGTGATAAATACAAATGCAAAGCAGCAACGTGACAGTAGTTAAACAAAGATATGCAGTGTACTTGTAGCAGTTTGACTTTCTTCATTTGAGAGGTCAAAGATGTACCAAAAGACGCGATTCAAGTAGGAACTCTTTTGAAATTAAAGGAGTATCGTGTACACTCTGGTATATAATGAACACTAGTTTAGGGgccgtgcaacgcacggctactactaaaataatttattattttaatagtaactaaaagacttgtgatattagaaaaacatgaaagtaaaaaggatatatgaaaaagtataaattcaaaattgtgtaaaaaaaatattcaaatgaactaaatttgcatattactatacaaagttaaaagttatagtcgtttacttgaATGTAGAACGATCTACtaacgttaaccaaacccgaatgactcaagactaattttcaaaaagacccgagcataaccgagttagtcaaatacaacatattttgaattgagtaaaatcttgataaataaacttatatgtttagtctacttaccatgtactccgtattattattttaattaacattcttacttaccagttaccatgtattatattattaatagagactaacattagaagttcatttatcaatattttttatatttcttatcagattaaaaagttataataatacataaataaaattatatcataaaggaaaaaataatactgatttagctttcctccaataatatattatgcagtacatatctttggtaattaaaatatatttttatcttagtttcctaaaaaaacgtaatgtaatttatttattttaaaataaaaaaataaaaaaaatttggcgggaaaaaatcgcaccaggaaatgacatgtCATTCctagtgtctcttttagtatatagtaatagaaagATAATAGATCCTATTGATATGAGAGTATCGTGTACATTGTGGTATTGGGTGGAATCAAGAATGATATCAATGTGGTATGAGTTTGAAACTTAATTTTAAATACCATGCGCTTGGTTCAAGTTCGGGATGAGTATCTTTTTCTTCTATTTGATACATGGAGTACAAGTATGATCCAAACTCACCTCCCCTAGGTTTCTGAACCTCATAACCTGAGGGTTTAGGGGAAGTAAATTTCAATAACTGatatgtataagtaaaaataTAGCATGACAATTCTGTAAATACACtgaaatttcaattaaaaatgaaaacaaTGGTATAATTAAAGAACAATGGTATAAACAACAATGGTATTAAAAAACAATGGTATACCGTGCCCATGTTATGTATATTTATAAATGTGTTTATAAACACATAACGGTTAGCCGCCTATTCGTCCTCGGTGGGTTAAGGTACGGGTTTAAAACATCCAACAAAACACAATAATATACGTTTAGACCATTTTAAACTCATACCTAGAAGTCGCGAGCTAAACACCACCTTAAGGTTGCCTAACTTAccttcattgttgaattgttcaTGGATACCTCGATTATTAAAACATTATTATTGGACTTCCATTGTTGGACTTAAAGGGTCAAATGCAAAATAGCCCAAGCTTAAAAGAAGACAAAACCCAATTTAAGCCGAAAGGCCGGTCTAGCCGTCAAAGCCAGTTATGACTGTTAAAAACTGACCCGATCCAACCGATTTTTGACAGAAATCAAAGTGACCTGAAAAACAAAGTTCACACATTGGATCTACATAAGCACAATAACTCAGTACAACTACATTATCCGATTATACCCGACCCGTAACACCCCTTTCAAAGGTTTACCGCCCGACCCGGGTACCGACTTTCAGCAAAAAAAACTGTGAATCTTTCCCCAAATAAAACAGCTGTAAAACCCCAGCTTCCCATTTCTGATTACCATCCCTCTTAAACCCTGAATTTCGCTACCGTTCGCTGTTTTCCGGCAGCTTTTTTCTCTTCTCGTCTTCAATCCCCAGGTACTTTGATTTCTAATTTCATTAAAATACTTTGCAAATCCTTCCTTGTGATAatgattctttttattttgtgaaaaatttGGTTTACGCTGTTTAATTTTCGCTGAATTTTATGGAACTTCTTGTTTATTGATGTTTGGTGGAGTTGTTGAATTAGATGATAATACTTAATTAATCGATGATTCTTAACTGTGTATGATTTTTGGGGGAAATTCTGCCTATTTCTCCCTCTTCATTCTTGTCAGCTCTCTAAAAGTTCAAATCTTTACTGCCCCCTTTCCCATATTTCTCTTAGGTGTACTACTCAATCCAGCTCTTTAATTACCAATTCGTCGAAATCAATTTTCACCCCCCTCCCTTTCTACTGGGATATTGCTCATCAATTAATAAGTTCCTGATAActgtttgaattgtttattgCAGTTAACTGAATCGAAAATCATGGGTTCAAAGAAAAAAGGTAATTTCAACTTCCAATTCTTTATACTTTTAGGATTTTTATCCATTTTCATTTATGCCCAATTAGTTAGTTTAGCTGATTATGATGTTTTTAAAGGTGGGTTTTTTGGTTTGAATTTGAATTGCAGTAAAGAAATCAAATAATGTTGTATCAGATGAAGTGGGGGATAAGATGGAAGCCAAAGAACATAAGAAAGAGTTGGAAAGTCTTAAGGAATCGGTTAGACCTTttactactcttttgtattttgGTTAATCATAGTAATTTGGTCTGGATAAACATGGTACATTTGGGGGGTTTTGGATGTTAATTGATCATTAATTTTGGTGCAGCAACCAGAATTTTATGAGTATCTGAAAGAGGTGGACAAGGAGCTCCTAGAGTTTGATGATGAGGGTAATGATGTGAGTTTTACTGTCTGTTGGCTATATTAGCTTGTATTTCATGATTGGTAATAGTAATGTTTTCGGATAGGATGATGATGAAGTTGATGAGGATGATGCTGAAATTGAtggggatgatgatgatgaaattGAAAATGAGGAGGATTTGGACGATAGTGATGTCGAGGAGAAGGTTGTTAGGTCAAAAAAGGAAGAAAGCTCGGGTAGAACTATTATCACTATGGAAATGGTTGAATCCTGGTGTAAGGGTATTcaggaaaatgagaaaattgcTCCTGTACGCTCTCTGCTGAAAGCCTATAGAGTAGCTTGTCATCTTGCAGAAGAAAGTGATGAAAAATCCTCAGAAAAGTTAACTACAATGTCTAAAGCTG
This sequence is a window from Spinacia oleracea cultivar Varoflay chromosome 1, BTI_SOV_V1, whole genome shotgun sequence. Protein-coding genes within it:
- the LOC110794321 gene encoding probable arabinosyltransferase ARAD1, with the translated sequence MSNCEKQMYKKAGLILAFLIILTFSYFFLIGIFDLRGSYLTPFLQSLPPTATPNSAPPCRSLSPLRVYMYDLPRRFNVGMLQRKSSDETPVTVETLPPWPAVSGLRRQHSVEYWMMASLLVKGEERENGDGVWVEEGMMEAVRVLDPEMADVFFVPFFSSLSFNVYGHNMTDPRNERDKQLQVDMLKFLRESEYWQRSEGRDHVIPIHHPNAFRFLREQVNASILIVADFGRYSKSMSSLKKDVVAPYVHVVDSYTDDETPSPFKSRTTLLYFRGRTVRKDEGVVRAKLQKLLEGYDDVHFERSFASQESIKLSTQGMRKSKFCLHPAGDTPSSCRLFDAIVSHCVPVIVSDQIELPFEDELDYSEFSLFFSTDEALEPGYMIEKLRQFPEERWLNMWNKLKSISHHYEFQYPPKNGDAVNMLWRQIRHKLPSAKLTAHRTRRLKIPDWWGRKR